One Setaria italica strain Yugu1 chromosome II, Setaria_italica_v2.0, whole genome shotgun sequence DNA segment encodes these proteins:
- the LOC101785846 gene encoding pentatricopeptide repeat-containing protein At1g71060, mitochondrial produces MRRLTRPASRLLGSSARNAPNALSADAPRVLDEMPPPPPTSPARPRRSPFAHARQVLGGTRARGFRTTSRRPADDHAGTRPPQFTVVPGDAALADGLGAVAEVGVLEAAERVCRVVSTQPEPRVASALDALGVAVSPELVAEVLKNLSNAGVLALAFFRWAERQEGFRYTADSFHNLIEALGKIKQFRLVWSLVETMRCRCLLSKDTFKLIVRRYARARKVKEAVETFEKMGSFGLKTELSDYNWLIDALSKSKQVKKGHAIYKEMKRKAKFVPDLKTYTVLMEGWGHEKDLLMVRTVYQEMLDAGIRPDVVAYGMLISAFCKSGKCDEAIKVFHEMEVSACMPSPHVYCMLINGLGSEERLDEALKYFQLYKESGFPMEVPTCNAVVGAYCRASKFQHAFKMVDEMRKCKIGPNSRTYDIILHHLIKSQKFEEAYDVFQKMGMDGCEPQLNTYTMMVGMFCSNERVDMALKVWKQMKEKGVLPCMHMFSALINGLCFENRLEEACAYFQEMLDKGIRPPGQLFSNLKEALVEGGRISLAQEMALKLDALRKTPLRG; encoded by the coding sequence ATGCGCCGCCTCACCCGCCCAGCGTCCCGCCTCTTGGGCAGCTCTGCGAGGAACGCTCCCAATGCGCTCTCCGCGGACGCCCCACGGGTGCTCGACGAgatgccgcctccgcctcccacgTCACCAGCACGGCCACGCCGCTCGCCGTTTGCCCATGCCCGCCAGGTGCTCGGCGGAACGCGCGCCCGGGGGTTCCGCACAACGTCTCGGCGTCCTGCGGATGACCACGCTGGCACGAGACCGCCGCAGTTCACGGTGGTGCCGGGGGACGCTGCATTGGCGGATGGCCTGGGCGCGGTTGCGGAGGTGGGCGTGTTGGAGGCTGCCGAGAGGGTGTGCCGCGTCGTGTCCACGCAGCCCGAACCGAGGGTTGCGTCAGCGCTTGATGCGCTCGGGGTGGCCGTGTCGCCGGAGCTTGTGGCCGAGGTGCTCAAGAACCTGAGCAATGCCGGCGTGCTAGCACTCGCCTTCTTCAGGTGGGCGGAGAGGCAGGAGGGCTTTAGGTACACAGCCGACAGCTTCCACAACCTGATAGAGGCGCTTGGCAAGATCAAGCAGTTCAGGCTTGTGTGGAGCTTGGTGGAGACCATGCGGTGCAGGTGCTTGCTCTCCAAGGACACGTTCAAGCTTATCGTCCGGAGGTATGCCCGGGCGAGGAAGGTCAAGGAGGCTGTGGAGACGTTTGAGAAGATGGGCAGTTTTGGGCTCAAAACTGAGTTATCGGATTACAACTGGCTGATCGATGCATTAAGCAAATCCAAACAAGTGAAGAAGGGACATGCCATCTATaaggagatgaagaggaaggccaAGTTCGTCCCTGATTTGAAGACCTACACTGTCCTAATGGAAGGCTGGGGCCATGAGAAAGATCTGTTGATGGTCAGAACAGTGTACCAAGAAATGCTGGATGCAGGCATCAGGCCTGATGTTGTGGCGTATGGGATGCTGATCAGTGCCTTTTGCAAGTCTGGAAAATGTGATGAAGCCATCAAGGTGTTCCACGAGATGGAAGTAAGTGCTTGTATGCCAAGCCCTCATGTGTACTGCATGCTTATTAATGGGCTCGGCTCGGAGGAGAGGCTGGATGAAGCTTTGAAGTACTTTCAGCTTTACAAGGAAAGTGGGTTCCCCATGGAGGTGCCTACATGCAATGCGGTTGTTGGAGCTTACTGCAGAGCCTCAAAGTTTCAGCATGCTTTCAAGATGGTTGATGAGATGAGGAAGTGTAAAATTGGCCCAAATTCCCGGACTTATGATATAATTCTTCATCATCTGATAAAATCGCAGAAGTTCGAAGAGGCCTATGATGTGTTCCAGAAAATGGGGATGGACGGTTGTGAGCCTCAGCTCAACACGTATACAatgatggttggcatgttctgcAGTAATGAAAGAGTTGATATGGCATTAAAGGTGTGGAAGCAAATGAAGGAGAAAGGTGTTCTCCCATGTATGCATATGTTTTCAGCATTGATCAATGGGTTATGCTTTGAGAACAGGCTCGAAGAAGCTTGTGCATATTTCCAGGAGATGTTGGACAAAGGAATAAGGCCACCTGGTCAACTTTTCAGTAATCTGAAGGAAGCTCTTGTTGAAGGAGGAAGAATTAGTTTGGCACAAGAGATGGCTTTGAAGTTGGATGCGTTAAGGAAAACCCCTTTGCGTGGTTGA